In the Ornithinimicrobium pratense genome, ACGGCCGGGTCGGCGTTGAGCTCGTCGACCACCGCCAGCACCTCCTCCAGGGGGGTGTCGGCCGGCAGGTCCTTGCGGATGCTGGAGATGCCGATCTCGGCGCAATCCTTGTGCTTGGCGCCGACGTACCATGCGCTGGCCGGGTCCTCCCCGACCAGGACCGTCGCCAGACCCGGCACCACGCCCTTCTCGGCGAGCCTGGCCACCCGCGCCCGCAGCTCGTCCTTGATCGTGGAGAGAACCGCCCTGCCGTCAAGCACTGTCGCCGTCATGCCGCCGAGTCTAGGGCGTCGGGCTCACCCCCAGTCCGCGCCCTGCTCGTCCTCGCCGAATGCCACGTCGACCTGCAGCTCCTGAGCCAGATCCTCCAGCGCGGAGCGCAGCCTGTCCAGGTCAGTTCCGGCCGGAGCCCGCAGCAGCGCACGGGCCTGGAACAGGTCCCCTCCCGCCTGCGGGGCGGGCACTACCGCAGTCTGCAGACGCTCTACCGAGACACCCGCGGCCGCCAGGACGCCGCTGATCTGGCGGACGATGCCCGGCCGCTCGTGGCCGACGAGCTCCAGGTGGGCGACGGCCCCCTCGGCCGCCGGTCGCGGCGGGTCCTCGTCGATGCGACGCACTCTCGTCTCCAGCACTCCTTGCAGCCCCCGCAGCGCCCCCTTCAACGGCTCGACCGCGTCGGGGGGCACCTCCACCGTGACGATGCCGGCGAAGGTCCCGGCAAGCTCGGAGAGCTGGCTGCGGACCCAACTGCCGCCGTGTTCCGCCACGGCGTCCGAGAGGGCGCTCACCAACCCAGGGCGGTCCTCACCGATGACGGTGATGACGAGTGTGGTCATGGCCCGAGCGTAGCGTCGCACGCCGGTCGGTGGGGGTGATCATCGACCGAGGGCCGCACAAGGGTCAGTAGGCGTGGTGGAAGTAGGCCTCAAGACGCCACCAGAAGCTTGAGATCGCGGACGTGCCCGGTCAGTGGGCGAAGTGGCGGGTGCCGGTGAAGTACATCGCCGCCCCGGCCGCGCGCGCTGCTTCGACGACCTCCTCGTCCCGGATCGAGCCGCCGGGGGCCACGACCGCGCGCACGCCGGCGTCGAGCAGCACCTGCAGCCCGTCGGCGAAGGGGAAGAAGGCGTCCGAGGCGGCGACCGAGCCCGCGGCCCGGTCCCCTGCCCGGCTCACCGCCAGGTGGCAGGAATCGACCCGGTTGACCTGCCCCATACCCACCCCGACGGAGGCCCCGTCGTCGGCGAGCAGGATCGCGTTGGACTTGGTGGCCCGGACCGCACGCCATGCGAACTGCAGGTCGGCCAGCGTGGCTTCGTCGACGGGGTCGCCAGCGACCAGCCGCCAGCGGGAGGCGTCGTCACCGCCACCCTCCACCTCGGCCTCGACGGTGTCGACCGCCTGCAGGAGCAGGCCTCCGGAGATCGGCCTGGTCTCGAGACCGCCGCGGGCAGGGGGCCCCACCGCGAGCAGGCGCAGGTTGGCCTTGGTGCGCAGGATCTCCAGCGCCTCGGGCTCGAAGCCGGGGGCCAGGACCACCTCGGTGAAGACGTTCTTAATCTGTTCGGCCATTGCCGCGGTTACCGGCCGGTTGGCCGCGATGATGCCACCGAACGCGGACAGCGGGTCGCAGGCGTGGGCCTTGGCGTGGGCCTGGGCGATGTCCGTCCCGACCGCGATCCCGCACGGGTTGGCGTGCTTGATGATCGCCACCGTCGGCTGGTCGCCCTGGTCGTGCGCGGCCCGCCACGCGGCGTCGGCGTCGAGGTAGTTGTTGTAGGACATCTCCTTGCCGCCCAGCTGCTCGGCCTGGGCCAGGCCCGGTTGCGGCGCGGAGCCGTCGGTGTAGAGGGCGGCGCGCTGGTGCGGGTTCTCGCCGTAGCGCAGGACAGCCTTCTTCTCCCAGGTCGCGCCGATCCAGGCCGGGAAGCCGCTACCAGCCGAAGTCGCGTCGGTGTCGTCCGGTGCCTGCGCCAGCATCCAGGAGGCGACGGCGACGTCGTAGCTGGCGGTGTGCACGAACGCCTCGGCGGCCAGGGCACGGCGCTCATCCAGCGTGCAGCCGCCCGCGGCGACCGTCTGCAACATCTGGGGGTATGCCCTGGGGCTGGTGACCACGGCGACGCTGCGGTGGTTCTTGGCCGCGGCCCGCACCATCGAGGGACCGCCGATGTCGATCTGCTCGACGCACTCGTCCTGGCTCGCGCCGGACATGACGGTCTGGGTGAACGGGTAGAGGTTGACCACGACCAGATCGAAGGGCTCGACGCCGAGCTCCTGGAGCTGGGTGACGTGGTCGGGGTTGGTCGTGTCGGCCAGGATGCCAGCGTGCACGCGCGGGTGCAGGGTCTTGACCCGACCGTCGAGGCACTCGGGGAAGCCGGTGAGCTCCTCGACCCGGGTGACGGGGACGCCGGCCCCCTCGATCCGGCCGGCGGTCGAGCCGGTGGACACGATGGCGACACCGGCCTCGTGCAGGCCGCGGGCGAGCTCCTCCAGTCCGGTCTTGTCGTAGACGGAGACGAGCGCCCGGCGGATCAAGCGGCGGTCGGTGGCGGTCACGAAAGTTCTCCTCGCGGTTGCTGGCTCGGTGGGCACCCAGGCGGGCGATACCCACGAACTCTCACTCCCCGGTGGTGACCCACCCGCGCCAGTCGTGTGTCGTCAGTCTAGTGGGCGGCCCCGGGCGCCAGACAGGCACGTAGCCTGCGGTGCCGTTGGGCGAAGAGCGTATCCAGACCGCGTCGCAGGACGGCCCGCGCCGGGACCGGCAACGGCACGCGGGGCACCACCCGCAGCTCGTGGCCGATGCCCTCCCGGGGGGCCACCGGGTCCCACACCCGCTTGGTGGGGGCGTCCACGACGATCGAGCGGGTGAGGCGGACCTCGCCTATGTCAGGACCGGGCGGCTGTGTCGGGGCCGTCCCCGGTCTGCCGGACCAGCTGGGGTAGCAGCGTGACGAGCATCGCCCGCTCCACCACCTTGATGCGCTCGTGCAGGCTCTCCTCCGTGTCGTCCTCGCGCACTTCGACCGCCCGCTGGGCCAGGATCCCCCCGGTGTCGATGCCGGCGTCGACCTCGAAGAGCGTGGCGCCGGTGACCTTGACGCCGTGCGCCAGCGCGTCCCGCACACCGTGGGCACCGGGGAAGCTCGGCAGCAGGGCCGGGTGGGTGTTGACGATCCGGAAGCGCGAGAGCGCAGGGTCCCCCACGATCTTCATGAACCCGGCGCACACGACCAGATCCGGAGCGTAGGCGCCGATCGCGTCGGCCAGCGCCTGATCCCAGGACGCACGGTCCGGGTGGTCCTGCAGTCGCTCCACGAAGGTGGGTATTCCGTGCCGCCGCGCCCGCGCCAGCCCCTCGATCCCGTCGCGGTCGGCGCCGACGGCAACGACCTCGACGCCGTAACCGGGATCGGCGCTGGCGTCGAGCACGGCCTGGAGCAGGGTGCCGCTGCCGGAGACGAGGACGACGACGGGCGTCCGGGGTGCCGGGGTCACACTGGACAGTCTAGGAGGCCGGCCGAGAGAGGCGGCGGGCCCGGACCAGGTGCAGCAGGCTCACGACGACGAGCGCGCCGGCGGCCACCTCGAGGGTCAGCAACCCGGCGAGCAGCCCCGGCTCCACGCCGATGCGGCCGAGCCGGCCCGGAGTCAGCCCGCCGCTGGCCAGCCAGCCCAGGACGAGCGTGGCGAGACCCACGACCGCGCAGGCAGCGAGCGCGACCTGCGCCTTGGTCCACCACGAGGAGAGCCGGGAGGTGACCTCGACGGCCCGGTAACCGATCCAGGCACCTGCCATCACCGGGACGAGGACCATCGCCCCCATCCCCGGGGGCAGGGAACCGGGCTCCGGCAGTGCACCTAGCACGGGGATGAGCGGCAGGTCGCCAGCGGTGGAGTGGGACCAGCCGACGTGCACTGTGCCCACGGTCAAGCCGGCCCCGGAGAGCCAGCCCAGGGCCCAGACCATGAGGTTGGGCAGGGCGGCCAACTGGGCCAGCGTGAGCACAGCGGTGCCCGCGAGGCCGGCGTCCAGGCTGCCGTAGAGGGTCAGGATCCGCTCACCGCGCAGCAGCAGCAGGCCCAGCACTAGGAGGAAGCAGACCGCGGCCAGCGCGACCAGCACCTCCACCGCGGGTGGCACGGCCCGGCGGATCAGCACGGGCGTGCGTCCGCGCACCCAATCCATCCCGGCATCGACAGCCGGGTGCTCCTCGCGGCGGTGGTCGCGCCACCACACCAGGACCACAGCGGCCAGCGGGATGAGGACGGCACCGGGCACCAGGCTGTGCAGCCGGACGGGGGCGATCCCGAAGCTGGCGGTGTGCGCCAGCGCGAGGGAGGCGAACAGGTAGGAGAGGACGAAGACGGTGGCGTCGGTGGCACCCAGGGCGTGCCAGGCCGAGCGCCAGCCACCGATGTGGGGCACCCGGTGGGCCAGGCCGGGGCGGCTGAGGATGACCTGGCGGGCGGCATACCAGCACAGCAGCAGCGGCAAGGCGGTGAGCAGCAGCGGCGCGAAGACGACCTCCGCGGCGGGCGTGATGATCTGGGCGCGGTGCGCCAGGGCCCACAGGTCGACCGAGACGGCGGCGCTCTGCCCGAGGGTGGCGGTGCTGCGCTCGTCGGTGACCCACGCGAGCAGGGTCGGGACGGCGATGACCAGGAGGCTCAGGACCACGCAGACTGCCCCGGCCACGGCCGCGCCGAGGATCTCCCCCACCCGTCGGACGGTCAGCACGGGGGCCCGCTGCGGTCCGGGGCCGGGCGTGGGGGTCGTCTCGGGGCGCTCCAGCACAGTCATCGCCTCCATGCTCACGGACAGCGGCTCCGCTGCCCGGGAGGCGCGCCGCAGACATGCCGCGGCGCCCGGTGCACGAAGGTGCGGCCGGGCGCCGCGAGGCTGGGCAAGCGGACTGTCAGCGCAGGCCGTCGATGATCTCCCGCATCAGCGTGGCGGTCTCCGAGGGAGTCTTGCCGACCCTGACCCCAGCGGTCTCCAGGGCCTCCTTCTTGGCCTGTGCGGTGCCGGCGGAGCCCGAGACGATGGCACCGGCGTGGCCCATGGTCTTGCCCTCCGGGGCGGTAAAGCCGGCGACATAACCGACGACGGGCTTGGTGATGTGGGCCTTGATGTAGTCGGCCGCCCGCTCCTCGGCGTCACCGCCGATCTCGCCGATCATCACGATCGCCTTGGTGTCCGGGTCGTCCTCGAAGGCCTGCAGGCAGTCGATGTGGGTGGTGCCGATGATCGGGTCACCACCGATGCCGACCGCGGTGGTGAAGCCGAGGTCACCCAGCTCGTACATCATCTGGTAGGTCAGGGTGCCGGACTTGGAGACCAGGCCGATCGGGCCGGCGCCGGCGATGTCGGCGGGGATGATGCCGGCGTTGGACTGTCCGGGGCTGATCAGGCCGGGGCAGTTGGGGCCGATCAGGCGGGTCGTGCCCTTGTCGCGGGCATAGGCCCAGAACTCGGCGCTGTCGCGCACTGCGATGCCCTCGGTGATGACGACCAGCAGCGGCATCCCCGCATCGACGGCCTCGATGACCGCGCTCTTGGTGAAGGCCGGCGGCACGAAGACGACGGAGACGTTGGCCCCGGTCGCCTCCATCGCCTCGGTGACGGTGCCGTAGACGGGGACCTGGACGCCGTCCTCGAAGTCGACGGTCTGACCGGCCTTGCGCGGGTTGACGCCGCCGACGATGTCGGTGCCCGAGCGCAGCATCCGTTGGGTGTGCTTCATCCCCTCGGAGCCGGTCATGCCCTGCACGATGACCTTGGAGTCGTTGTTCAGAAAGATCGCCATGGTGCTCTCTCGATGTCCTTTGGTGTCTCGTGTCGGGGTCAGTTGGTGGCGGCGCTGTGGGCGGCCAGCTCGGCAGCCTTCTGCGCGCCGCCGTCCATGGTCTCGGCCAGGGTCACCATCGGGTGGTTGGCCTCGGTGAGGATGCTCCGGCCCTCCTCCACGTTGTTGCCGTCGAGCCGGACCACGAGGGGCTTGGTGGCCTCGTCGCCGAGGATCTTCAGGGCCTGGACGATGCCATTGGCGACCGCGTCGCAGGCGGTGATGCCGCCGAAGACGTTGACGAAGACGGCCTTGACCTGCTCATCGCCCAGGATGACGTCCAGACCGTTGGCCATCACCTCGGCCGATGCGCCGCCGCCGATGTCCAGGAAGTTGGCCGGCGAGGCGAGCGGCCCGTTGTCCTCTCCGTGTCCGGGCAGCTGCTCCCCGGCGTAAGCCACGACGTCAAGGGTGGACATGACCAGGCCCGCGCCGTTGCCGATGATCCCGACGTTGCCGTCGAGCTTGACGTAGTTGAGGCCCAGCTTCTTGGCCTTGGCCTCGAGGGGGTCGGCGGCCGCCTTGTCCTCCAGGTCGGCGTGCTCGGGCTGGCGGAAGTCGGCGTTGGCGTCGAGGGTGATCTTGCCGTCCAGGGCGATGATGTCGCCGTCCTCGGTCTTGACCAGCGGGTTGACCTCGACCAGGGTGGCGTCCTCGTCGCGGTAGACCTGCCACAGCCGCTGCAGCACCGGCACGATCTTGGCAGCGACCTCGTCCTCGAAGCCCGCCTCGGTGACGATCTCCTGGGCCTTGGCCTCGTCGATGCCGGTGTTGGCGTCGACCTCCACCTTGGCCAGGGCCTCGGGGCGCTCGACCGCCAGCTGCTCGATCTCCACCCCGCCCTCCTTGCTGCACATGGCGAGCAAGGAGCGGTTGGCCCGGTCAAGCAGCAAGGAGAAGTAGTACTCCTCGGCGATCCGCGCGCCCTCGGCGATCATCACCCGGTGCACGGTGTGCCCCTTGATGTCCATCCCGAGGATCTCCTCGGCGGCGATCTGAGCCTCGGGCGCCGACTTGGCGACCTTGACCCCGCCGGCCTTGCCGCGGCCCCCCGTCTTGACCTGGGCCTTGACGACGGTCACTCCGCCGGCGCGTCGACCGATCTCCTCGGCGGCCGCGCGGGCCTCTTCCGGCGTGTCGGCGGTCGCACCGGCGAGCACGGGCACACCGTGCTTCTCGAACATGTCGCGTGCCTGGTACTCAAACAGATCCACGAGTCACTTCCCGTCGTGTGAGTGGTGGTGGGTGAGGTGTGCAGTGCTGCGCAGTGTGCGTTGGTATGGGTTGGCGGTGGGGATGCGGAGCGGTGCCCTAGCCTGACCGCGGGTCAGGCGTCGGCGGTGGCCTCGGCACCGCGGTCGTTGCCCTGGGCCCCGGAGTCGTCCGCGGCGAGGTGCTCACGCACCCAGCGGGTGATCGCAGACGGGCTGGCACCGGGAGTGAACACCTCGGCGACCCCCATCTCCTTGAGGACCGGGATGTCTGCGTCGGGGATGATGCCGCCGCCGA is a window encoding:
- a CDS encoding glycine cleavage system protein R; translation: MTTLVITVIGEDRPGLVSALSDAVAEHGGSWVRSQLSELAGTFAGIVTVEVPPDAVEPLKGALRGLQGVLETRVRRIDEDPPRPAAEGAVAHLELVGHERPGIVRQISGVLAAAGVSVERLQTAVVPAPQAGGDLFQARALLRAPAGTDLDRLRSALEDLAQELQVDVAFGEDEQGADWG
- the purH gene encoding bifunctional phosphoribosylaminoimidazolecarboxamide formyltransferase/IMP cyclohydrolase codes for the protein MTATDRRLIRRALVSVYDKTGLEELARGLHEAGVAIVSTGSTAGRIEGAGVPVTRVEELTGFPECLDGRVKTLHPRVHAGILADTTNPDHVTQLQELGVEPFDLVVVNLYPFTQTVMSGASQDECVEQIDIGGPSMVRAAAKNHRSVAVVTSPRAYPQMLQTVAAGGCTLDERRALAAEAFVHTASYDVAVASWMLAQAPDDTDATSAGSGFPAWIGATWEKKAVLRYGENPHQRAALYTDGSAPQPGLAQAEQLGGKEMSYNNYLDADAAWRAAHDQGDQPTVAIIKHANPCGIAVGTDIAQAHAKAHACDPLSAFGGIIAANRPVTAAMAEQIKNVFTEVVLAPGFEPEALEILRTKANLRLLAVGPPARGGLETRPISGGLLLQAVDTVEAEVEGGGDDASRWRLVAGDPVDEATLADLQFAWRAVRATKSNAILLADDGASVGVGMGQVNRVDSCHLAVSRAGDRAAGSVAASDAFFPFADGLQVLLDAGVRAVVAPGGSIRDEEVVEAARAAGAAMYFTGTRHFAH
- the purN gene encoding phosphoribosylglycinamide formyltransferase yields the protein MTPAPRTPVVVLVSGSGTLLQAVLDASADPGYGVEVVAVGADRDGIEGLARARRHGIPTFVERLQDHPDRASWDQALADAIGAYAPDLVVCAGFMKIVGDPALSRFRIVNTHPALLPSFPGAHGVRDALAHGVKVTGATLFEVDAGIDTGGILAQRAVEVREDDTEESLHERIKVVERAMLVTLLPQLVRQTGDGPDTAARS
- a CDS encoding DUF6350 family protein encodes the protein MTVLERPETTPTPGPGPQRAPVLTVRRVGEILGAAVAGAVCVVLSLLVIAVPTLLAWVTDERSTATLGQSAAVSVDLWALAHRAQIITPAAEVVFAPLLLTALPLLLCWYAARQVILSRPGLAHRVPHIGGWRSAWHALGATDATVFVLSYLFASLALAHTASFGIAPVRLHSLVPGAVLIPLAAVVLVWWRDHRREEHPAVDAGMDWVRGRTPVLIRRAVPPAVEVLVALAAVCFLLVLGLLLLRGERILTLYGSLDAGLAGTAVLTLAQLAALPNLMVWALGWLSGAGLTVGTVHVGWSHSTAGDLPLIPVLGALPEPGSLPPGMGAMVLVPVMAGAWIGYRAVEVTSRLSSWWTKAQVALAACAVVGLATLVLGWLASGGLTPGRLGRIGVEPGLLAGLLTLEVAAGALVVVSLLHLVRARRLSRPAS
- the sucD gene encoding succinate--CoA ligase subunit alpha, which produces MAIFLNNDSKVIVQGMTGSEGMKHTQRMLRSGTDIVGGVNPRKAGQTVDFEDGVQVPVYGTVTEAMEATGANVSVVFVPPAFTKSAVIEAVDAGMPLLVVITEGIAVRDSAEFWAYARDKGTTRLIGPNCPGLISPGQSNAGIIPADIAGAGPIGLVSKSGTLTYQMMYELGDLGFTTAVGIGGDPIIGTTHIDCLQAFEDDPDTKAIVMIGEIGGDAEERAADYIKAHITKPVVGYVAGFTAPEGKTMGHAGAIVSGSAGTAQAKKEALETAGVRVGKTPSETATLMREIIDGLR
- the sucC gene encoding ADP-forming succinate--CoA ligase subunit beta, producing MDLFEYQARDMFEKHGVPVLAGATADTPEEARAAAEEIGRRAGGVTVVKAQVKTGGRGKAGGVKVAKSAPEAQIAAEEILGMDIKGHTVHRVMIAEGARIAEEYYFSLLLDRANRSLLAMCSKEGGVEIEQLAVERPEALAKVEVDANTGIDEAKAQEIVTEAGFEDEVAAKIVPVLQRLWQVYRDEDATLVEVNPLVKTEDGDIIALDGKITLDANADFRQPEHADLEDKAAADPLEAKAKKLGLNYVKLDGNVGIIGNGAGLVMSTLDVVAYAGEQLPGHGEDNGPLASPANFLDIGGGASAEVMANGLDVILGDEQVKAVFVNVFGGITACDAVANGIVQALKILGDEATKPLVVRLDGNNVEEGRSILTEANHPMVTLAETMDGGAQKAAELAAHSAATN